A genomic segment from Lignipirellula cremea encodes:
- a CDS encoding sulfotransferase family protein, translated as MNSAEKNASIPTTGSDLAVPDVLQKQFLFIIGSDRSGTTWLQSMVGAHPQVATSVQLTLFHTYIPDWLRSWKSETEFIADSRQWDMGLPVVWSEAEFLDFLREFLARVYARVLAGKPTATHVLDKHPAYREHVEEIHLLLPQAKFIHVIRDGRDVALSLLAAKEGLGWGYSTLNEATRAWAHSVKRGRDAAVYGDQYLEVRYEELLEQGPEVLAAVFDFCDLPCDAPQVQQIVDNHQFDAMKKRSAAPVASRQAPPAHYRSGKAGAWRQGMTPAQQREFNMLAGDLLRELNYADADWLRTGPLRRGFYQAGEVLAAVRRRMYRAFNALAGRA; from the coding sequence ATGAACTCCGCCGAAAAGAACGCGTCCATCCCGACGACCGGCTCCGATCTTGCCGTTCCCGATGTCCTGCAGAAACAGTTTCTGTTTATCATCGGGTCCGATCGCAGCGGCACCACCTGGCTGCAGTCGATGGTCGGGGCGCATCCCCAGGTGGCGACCAGCGTCCAGCTCACCCTGTTTCATACCTATATTCCCGACTGGCTGCGCAGCTGGAAATCCGAGACGGAGTTTATCGCGGACTCGCGGCAGTGGGATATGGGGTTGCCGGTGGTCTGGAGCGAGGCGGAGTTTCTGGACTTTCTGCGCGAGTTCCTCGCCCGGGTCTATGCCCGGGTGCTGGCCGGGAAACCGACGGCCACCCATGTGTTGGACAAGCATCCGGCTTATCGCGAGCATGTCGAAGAGATCCACTTGCTGTTGCCCCAGGCGAAATTTATCCACGTGATCCGGGACGGGCGCGACGTGGCTCTTTCCCTGCTGGCGGCCAAAGAGGGGCTGGGCTGGGGATATTCCACCCTGAACGAAGCGACCCGCGCCTGGGCCCATAGCGTCAAGAGAGGTCGCGACGCCGCGGTCTACGGCGACCAGTATCTGGAAGTGCGATACGAAGAGCTGCTGGAGCAAGGCCCGGAGGTCCTGGCGGCGGTATTCGATTTTTGCGATCTGCCTTGCGACGCTCCGCAAGTCCAGCAGATTGTCGATAACCACCAGTTTGACGCCATGAAAAAGCGGTCGGCCGCCCCGGTGGCTTCGCGCCAGGCTCCGCCCGCCCACTATCGCAGTGGCAAGGCCGGCGCCTGGCGCCAGGGGATGACGCCGGCCCAGCAACGCGAATTTAACATGCTGGCGGGCGACCTGCTCCGCGAACTCAACTATGCCGATGCAGACTGGCTACGCACCGGACCGCTGCGGCGGGGATTCTATCAGGCAGGCGAGGTGCTGGCGGCCGTCCGCCGCCGCATGTATCGCGCCTTCAATGCACTCGCAGGCCGGGCTTGA
- a CDS encoding class I SAM-dependent methyltransferase produces MDWKKFWDVYPRRLPEKDLLKQIGKTVNGVPVSDQQFAALIDDVSGKLDLQGDDWLLDLCCGNGVVTRELAQRCERVLGVDFSEPLLDEARASSSRPNIEYKLLDARNLPDLSESHAGRFTKVVMYEALAYFTEPEVVAILRQLAKLSTNQSVILLASVLDVQSKWKFFNTLSRRFHYFFHIWLRGKDPGLGKWWSRSEIVRLCDQAGMTAEFLPQDASLHTAHYRIDIRLQHKDAEKC; encoded by the coding sequence GTGGATTGGAAAAAGTTCTGGGATGTTTATCCCCGACGATTGCCTGAAAAGGACCTGCTCAAGCAGATCGGTAAAACGGTCAACGGAGTTCCTGTTTCCGATCAGCAGTTCGCCGCTCTGATCGACGATGTGTCTGGCAAGCTGGATCTGCAGGGGGACGACTGGCTTCTTGATTTGTGTTGCGGAAATGGCGTCGTCACCCGTGAACTGGCGCAGCGTTGCGAGCGCGTGCTGGGCGTCGATTTTTCGGAACCGTTGCTGGACGAAGCCAGGGCTTCAAGCTCGCGTCCTAACATTGAGTACAAACTTTTGGACGCACGTAACCTTCCAGATTTAAGCGAATCGCACGCGGGTCGCTTCACCAAAGTTGTCATGTATGAAGCGCTCGCGTACTTTACGGAGCCAGAAGTTGTAGCGATCCTCAGACAACTCGCGAAACTGTCTACGAATCAATCGGTGATTCTGCTTGCCAGCGTGCTTGACGTTCAATCCAAGTGGAAGTTTTTTAATACGCTATCTCGCCGATTTCATTATTTCTTCCATATCTGGTTGCGCGGAAAAGACCCTGGTCTGGGGAAGTGGTGGAGCCGTTCCGAGATCGTCCGTTTGTGCGACCAGGCGGGGATGACCGCTGAGTTTCTGCCCCAGGACGCTTCCCTGCATACTGCGCATTATCGCATTGATATACGATTGCAACACAAAGATGCTGAGAAATGCTGA
- a CDS encoding WbqC family protein has translation MKLGIMQPYFFPYLGYFDLIDRVDRWVVFDTAQYIRHGWVNRNRILHPRSGWQYLVVPLQKHSRNTPIDQIVVKEDAWRERILGQLNHYRKRAPYFRQTMDLVEECLALRDPHLAALNVHALQCVCRRLGIAFEPMIFSQMELPLAEVKGPGDWALRISEALGASEYLNPPGGQDLFDASRFKAAGIRLVIQSFSPIAYECPGYTLEPGLSVLNALMWLSPEDLMARIRSQRANQDSADTP, from the coding sequence ATGAAGCTCGGTATCATGCAGCCCTACTTTTTTCCCTATCTGGGATATTTTGATCTGATTGATCGGGTCGATCGCTGGGTCGTGTTTGATACCGCGCAGTACATTCGCCACGGCTGGGTCAACCGGAATCGTATTTTGCATCCCCGATCGGGGTGGCAGTATCTTGTCGTTCCCCTGCAGAAGCATTCCCGGAATACGCCCATTGATCAGATTGTCGTGAAAGAAGACGCTTGGCGAGAACGTATCCTGGGGCAGCTGAATCACTATCGGAAGCGGGCTCCTTACTTTCGTCAGACGATGGACCTGGTGGAAGAGTGTCTGGCTCTGCGGGATCCTCACCTGGCGGCGCTGAATGTTCACGCTTTGCAATGCGTGTGCCGGCGGCTGGGAATCGCGTTTGAGCCGATGATCTTCTCGCAAATGGAACTGCCGCTGGCGGAGGTGAAGGGGCCAGGCGACTGGGCCTTACGAATCAGCGAAGCGCTGGGCGCCAGTGAATATCTGAATCCGCCGGGAGGCCAGGATCTCTTTGACGCCAGCCGGTTCAAAGCGGCCGGCATTCGCCTGGTCATTCAATCGTTCTCCCCGATTGCGTACGAGTGCCCGGGCTATACGCTGGAGCCGGGGCTGTCGGTGCTGAACGCACTGATGTGGCTGTCGCCTGAAGATCTGATGGCGCGCATACGCTCTCAGCGGGCGAACCAGGATTCCGCAGACACGCCTTGA
- a CDS encoding DegT/DnrJ/EryC1/StrS family aminotransferase, whose product MNADQSLYSLLHTPDGPPAFAEPLHVGRPNQGDREALFARFTQALDRNWLSNDGPLVREFEDRVAAILGVRHCVAMCNATVALEIAIRALGLSGEVIVPAYTFVATAHALQWQEIRPVFCDIRPDTHNLDPDCVERLITPRTTAILGVHVWGRGCDVDRLAEIARRRNLTLLFDAAHAFGCTHHSQPIGGFGKAEVFSFHATKFVHSGEGGAIATNDDELAEKTRFMRNFGFAGYDNVRYLGTNGKMNELSAAMGLTSLDKMDVFSQGNRENYQQYRRVLAGLPGVSVIDYPAAEQHNCQYIVLDIDPDACPLTRDQIVWVLHAHRVLARRYFFPGVHRMEPYRTEDPRAYLSLPVTENVVQRVLVLPNGSAVSAAAIGSIGEIFRWAFAHAKELGARLPASAPPGESFAGTAS is encoded by the coding sequence ATGAACGCCGATCAATCGCTGTACTCGTTATTGCACACGCCGGACGGTCCGCCGGCGTTTGCGGAGCCGTTGCATGTGGGGCGGCCTAACCAGGGCGATCGCGAGGCATTGTTTGCACGGTTCACGCAGGCTCTGGACCGGAACTGGCTTTCCAACGACGGCCCGCTGGTCCGCGAGTTTGAGGACCGCGTCGCTGCGATCCTGGGCGTGCGGCACTGCGTCGCCATGTGTAACGCGACGGTGGCGCTGGAGATCGCCATCCGCGCTTTGGGGTTGTCGGGCGAAGTCATTGTGCCGGCGTACACCTTTGTGGCGACGGCCCATGCGCTGCAGTGGCAGGAGATTCGTCCCGTATTCTGCGATATCCGCCCCGATACGCATAACCTGGATCCCGACTGCGTGGAACGCCTGATTACGCCGCGGACGACGGCGATCCTGGGGGTGCATGTCTGGGGACGAGGCTGCGATGTCGACCGCCTGGCGGAGATCGCCCGGCGCCGGAACTTGACGCTGCTGTTCGACGCCGCGCATGCGTTCGGCTGCACCCATCATTCCCAGCCAATCGGTGGGTTTGGCAAGGCCGAGGTGTTCAGTTTTCACGCCACCAAGTTCGTCCACAGCGGAGAAGGCGGCGCGATCGCCACCAACGACGACGAGCTTGCCGAGAAAACTCGCTTCATGCGAAACTTTGGATTCGCCGGTTATGACAACGTGCGCTACCTGGGAACCAATGGAAAAATGAACGAGCTGTCGGCCGCCATGGGGCTGACGTCGCTCGACAAAATGGACGTTTTCAGCCAGGGCAACCGGGAGAATTACCAGCAGTATCGTCGCGTGCTGGCGGGACTGCCGGGCGTCTCCGTTATCGACTATCCGGCCGCCGAGCAGCACAACTGCCAGTATATTGTCTTGGATATTGACCCGGACGCCTGCCCTTTGACGCGCGATCAGATCGTGTGGGTTTTGCATGCCCATCGGGTGCTGGCCCGGCGATACTTTTTCCCGGGCGTGCATCGCATGGAGCCGTACCGGACCGAGGACCCGAGGGCGTATCTGTCGCTGCCCGTGACCGAGAACGTGGTGCAACGCGTGCTGGTTTTGCCAAACGGCTCCGCCGTGTCCGCCGCGGCGATTGGCTCCATCGGAGAGATCTTCCGCTGGGCTTTCGCCCACGCAAAAGAGCTGGGCGCCAGGCTCCCGGCGTCGGCGCCTCCGGGAGAATCCTTTGCGGGGACAGCTTCATGA
- a CDS encoding glycosyltransferase — MNPAPKVSVCMTTYNHERYLAKAIESVMLQETRFAVELIIGEDCSTDATGRIAAEFAQRYPDRIVLLAREKNMGMMENFCDVYDRCRGTYTAFLEGDDLWSDTTKLQQQVDALEQRPDWVLCFHPARYIDSEGRPLGMQHPAQSNPELTLSDMVMDNPISTCSILLRRSVIPRVPDNLKSLNLGDWPLCIVAAREGKIGFLSEPMAAYRVHGGGVWTSASRRHTELSVLNMLLQLALDYPDLAPLVRESLANRLECFFTDLEAAQSQVKALQNASWRLRLKNLALWPLRKANRMLFKRPVAIRSPRRR; from the coding sequence ATGAATCCGGCCCCGAAAGTCAGCGTCTGCATGACGACCTACAATCACGAACGCTATCTGGCGAAAGCGATTGAAAGCGTCATGCTGCAGGAAACCCGGTTTGCGGTCGAACTGATCATTGGCGAGGATTGTTCCACCGACGCCACCGGGCGGATCGCCGCGGAGTTTGCCCAGCGCTATCCCGATCGGATCGTCCTGCTGGCGCGCGAGAAGAACATGGGGATGATGGAGAATTTTTGCGATGTGTACGATCGCTGCCGGGGAACCTACACGGCGTTCCTGGAAGGAGACGATCTCTGGTCGGATACGACGAAGCTGCAGCAGCAGGTCGACGCGCTGGAGCAACGCCCGGACTGGGTGTTGTGTTTTCATCCCGCCCGATACATCGACAGCGAGGGACGTCCCCTGGGGATGCAGCATCCGGCGCAGTCGAACCCCGAACTGACGCTGTCCGATATGGTGATGGACAATCCGATTTCGACCTGCTCGATCCTGCTCCGCCGCAGCGTGATTCCGCGAGTGCCCGACAATCTTAAATCGTTGAACCTGGGCGACTGGCCGCTGTGTATTGTGGCTGCCCGCGAAGGGAAGATTGGTTTTTTAAGCGAGCCGATGGCGGCGTACCGGGTGCATGGCGGCGGGGTTTGGACTTCGGCGAGTCGCCGGCATACGGAGCTATCGGTATTGAACATGCTGCTGCAGTTGGCGCTGGATTATCCTGATCTGGCGCCGCTGGTGCGTGAGTCGCTGGCCAATCGCCTGGAGTGCTTTTTTACGGATCTCGAGGCGGCCCAGTCCCAGGTGAAAGCCCTGCAGAACGCTTCCTGGCGCTTGCGACTCAAGAACCTGGCGCTCTGGCCGCTGCGCAAGGCGAACCGCATGCTCTTCAAAAGGCCCGTCGCCATCCGTTCGCCCCGCCGTCGTTGA
- a CDS encoding DUF1552 domain-containing protein, with the protein MKLHRRTFLRAAGVAVGLPLLSAIAPRPVRGAGQGAVPRRMVCINTPLGLHPACFFPEDTGRDYTLSPYLEVLSDFRNDFTVISGLSHPDIGPSHDSNQSFLTSAPHPERRAGFRNSISLDQFAAEHLYGQTRFPTLPLSCEGSGLSWTRSGAPVPTENWPSSVFAKLFLEGRPDEVEAQARRLADGRSVLDAVRDQARRLQQNLGPGDRAKLEEYFTSIRELEQRLTQAEYWSKQPKPQVDARPPVNIQNSADLIGKTRLWFDLIHLALQTDSSRLVTLQLPGSSNAPPIPGVNQGHHDLSHHGQDPAKIAQLKTLELEKMKTVRDFLSQLRTSQEDGESLLDRTTFFFGSNLGDASRHSVKNMPVLLAGGSFRHGQHLAFDENNPPPLSNLFVSMLQQTGIEAQQFGSSTGTLSGLEARS; encoded by the coding sequence ATGAAACTTCACCGCCGCACTTTTCTTCGCGCCGCCGGCGTCGCCGTGGGCTTGCCGCTGCTTTCCGCCATCGCTCCTCGACCTGTGCGCGGAGCGGGCCAGGGCGCCGTTCCGCGGCGCATGGTCTGCATCAATACGCCGCTGGGCTTGCACCCGGCCTGTTTCTTCCCGGAGGACACCGGCCGAGATTACACGCTATCGCCGTATCTGGAAGTGCTGTCCGATTTCCGTAATGACTTCACGGTCATCTCGGGGCTGTCGCATCCCGACATCGGCCCCAGCCATGATTCCAACCAGAGCTTTCTGACCTCGGCGCCGCACCCGGAACGTCGGGCCGGCTTCCGGAACAGCATCTCGCTGGACCAGTTCGCCGCCGAGCACTTGTATGGGCAAACCCGCTTCCCGACGCTACCGCTTTCCTGCGAGGGCTCCGGTCTGTCCTGGACCCGCAGCGGGGCTCCGGTGCCGACCGAGAACTGGCCCTCGAGCGTGTTCGCCAAACTGTTTCTGGAAGGACGCCCCGACGAGGTCGAAGCCCAGGCCCGCCGCCTGGCCGACGGTCGCAGCGTACTCGACGCCGTGCGGGACCAGGCCCGTCGCTTGCAGCAGAACCTGGGACCCGGCGATCGCGCCAAGCTGGAAGAGTACTTCACCAGCATCCGCGAGCTGGAACAGCGGCTGACCCAGGCCGAGTACTGGTCGAAACAGCCAAAGCCCCAGGTCGACGCCCGCCCGCCGGTCAATATCCAGAACAGCGCCGACCTGATCGGCAAAACGCGGCTTTGGTTCGACCTGATCCACCTGGCGTTGCAAACCGACTCGTCGCGACTGGTCACCTTGCAGCTGCCAGGCTCCAGCAACGCGCCGCCGATCCCAGGCGTGAACCAGGGGCATCACGACCTGTCCCACCACGGCCAGGATCCGGCCAAGATCGCCCAGCTGAAAACGCTTGAGCTGGAGAAGATGAAAACCGTGCGCGACTTTTTGTCCCAGCTGCGCACCAGCCAGGAAGACGGCGAAAGCCTGCTCGATCGCACCACCTTTTTCTTCGGCAGCAACCTGGGCGACGCCAGCCGGCACAGCGTGAAGAACATGCCCGTCCTGCTGGCCGGCGGCTCCTTCCGTCACGGGCAGCACCTGGCCTTCGACGAGAACAATCCCCCGCCGCTGAGCAACCTGTTTGTCAGCATGCTCCAGCAGACCGGCATCGAAGCCCAGCAGTTCGGCAGCAGCACCGGCACGCTCTCGGGACTGGAAGCCCGCAGCTGA
- a CDS encoding DUF1592 domain-containing protein, translating to MPKASFHPFTRPRTWGRFLAGTLVAGLLLATVACLPAQEIPALATGEQTQVRSFLTRHCIACHGTDKAETDLRLDQLPLDLADDVSREHWQAVLDRIAAGEMPPPGKQRPPGKEIAAFTATLAPQLAAANAAARAAQGRTVLRRLNRVEYQNTVCDLLGIEVDLQGQLPADSSANGFDNAGAAHHTSSFLLEKYLEAADAALDAAIANHPQPPPLISKRYSLKEGHPVKTTKEDVYRFLPDGEVVCFCSSEWHNVWISSFYPPDPGVYRFRISASGVQSSGKPVTFRVTEKGKQLTGVNGLVGYFDAPPDQPTLIEFERFLEPRGTISILPYGLASANTVKLTGEEKWEGPGLAIQYVEVEGPLHANWPPASHRQIFGDLKQETFGVYNDRNRVEVVSDQPLVDAERILAKFTQRAFRRTIAAADTAPFVDIVRQRMENGYRFEPAMRAALKGVLLSPEFLFLREEPGQLDDFALACRLSYFLWSTMPDEELFTLAREDRLHQPDVLRQQVERLLTHPKAEALTRNFAGQWLGLREIDATEPSGRLYPEYDHLLKVSMIRETELFFEEILQHDLSLLNFVDSDFTMLNGRLARHYGVDGINGWEFQKTPLPPDSHRGGVLTMASVLKVTANGTTTSPVLRGAWVLDRILGQPPAPPPDDIGSIDPDIRGATTIREQLAQHRESESCGVCHREIDPPGFALESFDVIGAWRNEYRVTGAGKNVVINGQRMPYHLGKPVDPSDTLSDGRRFENIDQYKQLLLQDKRQLARALTSRLLAYGTGRAPQTADQEEVEAIVDQAAASNYGLRSLVHAIVQSRTFQYK from the coding sequence ATGCCGAAGGCTTCGTTTCATCCGTTCACCCGGCCGCGAACATGGGGCCGATTCCTGGCAGGGACGCTCGTCGCTGGCCTGCTACTGGCGACCGTGGCCTGCCTGCCCGCCCAGGAAATCCCGGCGCTGGCGACCGGCGAACAGACGCAAGTGCGATCGTTTCTGACCCGGCATTGCATTGCCTGCCACGGGACAGACAAAGCCGAAACGGACCTGCGGCTGGATCAACTGCCGCTCGACCTGGCCGACGACGTCTCCCGGGAGCACTGGCAAGCCGTCCTTGACCGCATCGCCGCGGGCGAAATGCCGCCGCCCGGCAAGCAGCGTCCGCCTGGCAAAGAGATCGCCGCCTTCACCGCAACGCTGGCCCCGCAACTCGCTGCCGCCAATGCCGCCGCCAGGGCGGCCCAGGGGCGAACGGTGTTGCGGCGACTGAATCGGGTCGAATATCAGAACACGGTGTGCGACCTGCTGGGGATCGAAGTCGACCTGCAGGGACAACTGCCGGCCGATAGCTCGGCCAACGGTTTCGACAACGCAGGCGCGGCCCATCACACGTCGTCGTTCCTGCTGGAGAAGTACCTGGAAGCAGCCGACGCCGCACTCGATGCGGCGATCGCCAATCATCCCCAGCCGCCGCCCCTGATCAGCAAGCGGTACAGCCTGAAAGAGGGCCATCCGGTCAAGACGACCAAGGAAGACGTCTATCGCTTCCTGCCCGACGGCGAGGTCGTCTGCTTCTGCTCGTCGGAGTGGCACAATGTCTGGATCTCCAGCTTCTATCCGCCCGACCCGGGCGTGTATCGCTTCCGCATTTCGGCTTCCGGCGTGCAATCGTCCGGGAAGCCGGTCACCTTTCGCGTGACGGAAAAAGGGAAGCAGCTGACCGGCGTGAATGGTCTGGTCGGCTACTTCGACGCGCCGCCCGACCAGCCGACGTTGATTGAGTTTGAGCGTTTCCTGGAGCCGCGCGGCACGATCTCGATCCTGCCGTACGGGCTGGCCAGCGCCAACACGGTGAAGCTGACCGGTGAAGAAAAATGGGAAGGCCCCGGCCTGGCGATCCAGTATGTAGAAGTCGAAGGGCCGCTGCACGCCAACTGGCCGCCCGCCAGCCATCGCCAGATTTTTGGCGACCTGAAGCAGGAAACGTTTGGCGTGTACAACGACCGGAACCGGGTCGAAGTGGTGTCCGATCAGCCTCTGGTCGACGCCGAGCGGATCCTGGCGAAGTTCACGCAGAGAGCCTTTCGCCGCACGATCGCCGCCGCCGATACGGCCCCGTTTGTCGACATCGTACGCCAGAGGATGGAGAACGGTTATCGCTTCGAGCCCGCCATGCGGGCCGCCCTCAAGGGGGTGCTGCTTTCGCCCGAGTTCCTGTTCCTGCGAGAAGAGCCAGGCCAACTGGATGACTTTGCCCTGGCCTGCCGGCTGTCGTACTTTTTGTGGAGCACCATGCCCGATGAAGAGCTGTTCACGCTCGCCCGGGAAGACCGCCTGCACCAGCCGGACGTGCTGCGTCAGCAGGTCGAGCGACTACTCACCCACCCCAAGGCGGAAGCGCTCACGCGGAACTTTGCCGGGCAATGGCTGGGGCTGCGTGAGATTGACGCCACCGAACCCAGCGGCCGGCTGTACCCGGAGTACGACCACCTGCTCAAGGTCTCCATGATCCGCGAAACGGAGCTGTTTTTTGAGGAGATCCTGCAGCACGACCTGAGCCTGCTGAACTTTGTCGACTCGGACTTTACGATGCTGAACGGCCGCCTGGCCCGGCACTATGGCGTCGACGGGATCAACGGCTGGGAGTTCCAGAAAACGCCGCTGCCGCCCGACAGCCATCGGGGCGGAGTACTCACGATGGCCAGCGTCCTGAAAGTAACGGCCAACGGCACGACGACCTCGCCCGTTCTGCGCGGCGCCTGGGTGCTGGATCGGATCCTGGGTCAGCCGCCGGCCCCGCCGCCGGACGACATCGGTTCGATCGATCCCGACATCCGCGGCGCCACGACCATCCGCGAGCAGCTGGCCCAGCATCGCGAAAGCGAATCGTGCGGCGTTTGCCATCGCGAGATCGACCCGCCCGGCTTCGCCCTGGAAAGCTTCGACGTGATCGGCGCCTGGCGGAACGAGTACCGCGTGACGGGCGCCGGCAAGAACGTCGTCATCAACGGCCAGAGGATGCCGTACCATCTGGGGAAACCCGTCGATCCCTCGGATACCCTGTCCGACGGCCGGCGGTTTGAAAACATCGACCAATACAAGCAGCTACTCCTGCAGGACAAGCGGCAACTGGCCCGCGCCCTGACCAGCCGACTGCTGGCCTATGGGACCGGCAGGGCGCCGCAAACCGCCGACCAGGAAGAAGTCGAGGCGATCGTCGACCAGGCGGCCGCCAGCAACTACGGTTTGCGGTCGCTCGTCCATGCGATCGTGCAAAGCAGGACGTTCCAGTACAAGTAA